In Acidianus brierleyi, one genomic interval encodes:
- a CDS encoding DUF504 domain-containing protein — MRIKEAINMVFWKYKDLSQFKLVIYDRFTITSEIPFEEIERVDNNYIYLKDGETVIPIHRVLEIKKGNYSIWKRKNG; from the coding sequence GTGAGAATTAAAGAAGCAATTAATATGGTATTCTGGAAGTATAAGGACCTTTCTCAATTTAAACTAGTTATTTATGATAGATTTACTATAACTTCCGAAATTCCTTTTGAGGAAATAGAAAGAGTAGATAATAATTATATTTATTTAAAAGACGGCGAAACTGTAATTCCAATACATAGAGTTTTAGAGATAAAGAAAGGAAATTATTCAATTTGGAAAAGAAAAAATGGTTAG
- a CDS encoding DsrE family protein: MANQKDVESVIAVYSETGIFGVLKNEEKNVEDVSSDPKIQVYACGVAMKMNNLTENDLAKGVKVAPISFYEIAKWQKEGYIYLRL; the protein is encoded by the coding sequence ATGGCTAATCAAAAAGACGTTGAAAGCGTTATAGCAGTATATTCTGAAACTGGAATTTTTGGAGTTTTGAAGAATGAAGAAAAGAACGTAGAAGACGTTTCATCAGATCCTAAAATCCAAGTATATGCTTGTGGAGTAGCTATGAAAATGAATAATTTGACTGAGAATGACCTTGCTAAAGGAGTTAAAGTAGCACCAATAAGTTTCTACGAAATAGCAAAGTGGCAAAAAGAAGGATATATCTATTTAAGATTATAA
- a CDS encoding APC family permease encodes MQSDNRLRKTLTRWELTYLSLGGIIGSGWLFAPLAAAAYAGGASIISWILGGILMIFIALSYAEISSAIPKSGGIIRYPHYTHGRIVGFTMAWVYLISAVSTVSIEAIATTTYLSHFVPSLYNVQEDSLTLQGILVTYVLLLIFFFANYFGVKILGRISHGIGWWKLIIPTVTAILLFIYFNPQNFSNFISNNVEGYGGINGILYAIPSSGIIFSYLGFRQAIEYGGEGKNPQKDIPFAIISSLLIAMLIFTILQIGFIGSINWSKIGLSPGDWGSLLSSPLSNAPIYSVFEINGVSLFLDIWLSILIFDAIISPAGTGIIYTGTTARTFYGSATNGYLPRIFSEIKKTGIPEFSLIVSIIAAAIFLLPLPSWYAIVSISSSATVLTYIMGGIGLHSLRHVASDLRRPYELKLWKIIAPISTITAGLLVYWSGFSTLFYIIVMGLLGLTVFFALNSKMKIINITSGIIILFSSYLFYMATNGLNYSNNIGLLLFLLMITSTIILQSLFINIPIKEIKASLWLLIFMLGIMPLSYFSPFGLVDLIPFPYDLIIVSLILIGIHYAAVKSSIRTSELEEIINANAV; translated from the coding sequence GTGCAGTCCGATAATAGGTTAAGAAAAACCCTTACTAGATGGGAATTAACCTATCTCTCTTTAGGAGGTATAATAGGTTCTGGATGGTTATTTGCTCCTTTAGCTGCTGCAGCATATGCTGGAGGAGCTTCCATTATCTCATGGATTTTAGGAGGAATATTAATGATATTTATTGCGCTTTCTTATGCAGAAATTTCTTCAGCTATTCCAAAATCAGGAGGAATAATAAGGTATCCTCATTATACTCATGGTAGAATAGTAGGATTTACTATGGCATGGGTTTATTTGATTTCTGCCGTATCTACGGTTTCAATTGAGGCAATAGCTACTACAACTTATCTCTCTCATTTTGTTCCTTCATTATATAATGTTCAAGAAGATAGTTTAACGCTACAAGGTATTTTAGTAACTTACGTCTTGTTACTAATATTCTTTTTTGCTAATTATTTTGGAGTTAAAATTCTAGGAAGAATAAGTCATGGTATAGGCTGGTGGAAATTAATAATTCCCACAGTAACTGCAATATTACTCTTCATTTATTTTAATCCTCAGAATTTTTCAAATTTTATTTCTAATAATGTAGAAGGATATGGCGGAATAAATGGCATACTTTATGCTATACCTTCTTCAGGGATAATATTTTCCTATCTAGGATTTAGGCAAGCCATAGAATATGGAGGTGAAGGAAAAAATCCTCAGAAAGACATACCTTTTGCAATAATCTCATCGTTACTAATAGCTATGTTAATCTTTACAATACTCCAGATAGGCTTTATAGGTTCAATTAATTGGTCTAAAATAGGTTTAAGTCCGGGAGATTGGGGATCACTTCTCTCATCTCCATTAAGTAATGCGCCAATATATTCTGTATTTGAGATTAATGGTGTATCTCTTTTTCTAGATATATGGCTTTCAATCTTAATATTTGACGCTATCATATCTCCAGCTGGAACTGGGATAATATATACTGGAACTACAGCAAGGACTTTTTACGGTTCAGCAACCAATGGATACTTACCAAGAATATTTTCTGAAATTAAAAAAACTGGAATCCCTGAATTTTCGTTAATAGTATCAATAATAGCTGCAGCAATTTTCCTTTTACCACTACCGTCATGGTATGCCATAGTGAGTATTTCGTCTTCAGCTACAGTATTGACTTATATAATGGGTGGAATAGGATTGCACTCTTTAAGACATGTAGCTTCTGATTTAAGGAGACCTTATGAATTAAAGCTATGGAAAATAATAGCCCCAATATCAACAATAACTGCTGGATTACTTGTATATTGGTCAGGATTTTCTACGCTTTTCTATATTATAGTAATGGGACTTCTTGGATTGACCGTATTTTTTGCATTAAACTCTAAAATGAAGATTATTAATATAACATCAGGAATTATCATATTATTTTCATCTTATCTTTTCTATATGGCCACTAATGGACTTAATTATTCCAATAATATAGGTCTTCTATTATTTCTTCTAATGATTACATCTACAATAATTCTTCAATCACTTTTCATTAATATTCCAATAAAAGAAATTAAAGCTAGTTTATGGTTATTAATATTTATGTTGGGTATTATGCCGTTATCATATTTTAGTCCATTTGGTCTAGTAGATCTTATACCTTTTCCGTATGACCTTATTATTGTCTCTTTAATATTAATAGGAATTCATTACGCTGCTGTTAAATCTTCAATAAGAACTTCAGAATTAGAGGAGATTATAAACGCTAACGCAGTCTAA